From Phycisphaerae bacterium:
CCTATTTGCACGTGGTGGCGGAGATCTTTGGCCGACACACGCCACGGGTGGGGCTGTTCGGGCACACCGCGACGGGAACCGACATTGCCTGCGGGGTGGCGCAGCGGCTGGGGGCGCCGATTGCGGTGTCGTGTCGGACATTTACCACAGAGGGCGGCGAGCCGCATTACTCCAGTCTGATCTGCGGGGGGAAGATCATTGCCGAAGGACCGCTTCCGGGTCCTTGCTGCATCGCAACCGTCATGACGGGCGGTTACAAAGCGGAGCAAGGCAAGGTTGTCAAGGCCGCGCCGGTGGAGAGTCTGCCCGCGCCTGAAGGTCTTGACGCCCTGCGTACCCGCTTCAAGCGATACATCGAGCCTCCCGCCGGCGACGTGGATATCACCAAGCAGGCGATCATCGTTTCGGTCGGTCGGGGAATCCAGAACAAGGACAACCTGGCGATGGCGGAAGAACTGGCCAAGGCGCTGGGAGGCGTCGTGTCAGGGTCCCGGCCGGTCATCGATCAAGGTTGGCTGCCGACAACTCGCCTGGTAGGCAAATCGGGCAAGCAGGTTAAGCCCAAGGTGTATCTCGCCCTGGGCATCAGCGGGGCGCCCGAACACGCCGAAGGCATGCGCGATGCCGAGATGATCGTCGCGATCAATCGCGACGAGAAGGCCCCGATTTACGGATTTGCGCATGTGGGTGCGGCCGTGGACGTGCTCGAATTCGTTCCGGTTCTGACGGACAAGATCAAACACATTCACTGTGCGTAGGGCAGTGCGATGATCGAGCGTATCAACTTCTGGGGCATACCGCACGGCGTGCATTTGCTCGGCTACGTCGTTCCGATTTCCTGCGCGGTGGTACTGATATGGCGTCTTGGGGCCCGAGCCCGGTTGTGGTGGAAGGTCGGCCGTCCCGAACGCCGATGGGATCACATCGGTCTGCGTCTACGGCGGGTGGCCAAATACGCTATCGCCCAGGTCAAGGTACTCCGCCAGCGGTTTCCCGGCTTTGCTCACGTCGCCATCGCGTGGGGGTTCTTTGTCTTCTTTCTGGGTACGGCACTGGCCACGATTGACGCGGATCTCGTGCGGTTCCTCCGCGGGCCCGTGTACCTGGGATTCAAGGTCCTGCTTGACGTCTTTACGGCCCTGGCGCTCGTCGGCATTCTGTTGGCGGCATATCGGCGATTTTTGCAACGACCTGAGCGGCTGACGCTCACGAGAGCTTTCAGCTTCTCGCTGGGGCTGGTCTTCGTGGTTGTTCTGAGCGGACTGCTGACGGAGTCGCTGCGGCTCGCCGCGGTAGCCAAGGATCCGATGCTGCAACCCGGATGGACGCCCTCGCTTGCCTGGTGGACGCCTGCGGGCTGGGTCACCGCCCAAATCTGGCTGGCATCCGGGTTGTCTTCCGCCGCGATCGATCAACTGCACTTGGCGATGTGGCTTGGGCATGTGGCTCTGGTCGGATTGTTGTTTGTCGTGATTCCGATCGGTCCTCTGCTGCACGTGCTGACGGCCCCGCTGAATGTCTTTTTCTCTCCCATCGATCGGCCGATCGGCCGGGCGGCGCCCGCTGCCGCGACTGACGGCGGGGGCGCGGGAACGCTGAGGGCGTTCACCTGGGCACAGCTTATGCAAGGCGATGCCTGCACGGAATGCGGGCGGTGCCAGGACGCTTGTCCGGCGTATGGGGCCGGTCAGCCGTTGTCTCCCAAGAAACTGGTGTTGGCGATCAAGGATTCGCTTGCCCCCACGGCGAAATCGATGGCCGGCAACGGCATGCCCGCATTTGTCGGCGGTGTCGTGGAAGATCCGACGGCCTGGGCTTGCACCACGTGCCGGGCTTGTGCGACCGAGTGTCCCGTGCTGATCGAGCACGTCGATTTGATTCTGGATATGCGACGGTTCCTGCTGGCCCAACAGCGGGCCGACAACCAGTTGACCGGCGCACTGAGCAATCTCCGGCGATACGGCAACTCGTTCGGCAAGTCGGACAAGCAGCGGGCAAAGTGGACGACCGGCCTGGATTTCAAGATCAAGGACATCCGCAAACAGCCCGCGCGTACGCTGTGGTTTGTCGGCGATTATGCGTCATACAACCCCGCCCTGACGGAAGCCACGATGGCTGCCGCTCGCGTTTTCCAGCGGGCAGGCGTGGATTTCGCTCTTCTGTACGATGCCGAGCGGAACGCGGGCAATGACGTCCGCCGGAGCGGCGAGGAGGGGCTGTTTGAGCTGCTCGTTCAGAAAAACTCGGTCGCCATGAACAAGTGCGAGTTCCAGGAGATCGTCACGACCGATCCGCACACCTACAACACGCTGAAAAACGAATACCCGTGGAATGGTCGCGCCGTTCAGATTCTGCACTATTCAGAACTGCTTGATCGGGCCATTCGCGAAGGGACCCTGCCGATCCGACGCAAGCTGGGCTGCACGGTCACCTATCACGATCCGTGCTACTTAGGACGTTACAACAACGTTTATGACGCGCCCCGGCGCGTGCTCGAGGCCATCGGGTGCCGGGTGGTCGAGATGCCGCGGAACCGCGACCGGGCGCTGTGTTGCGGAGCCGGCGGCGGGCGGATCTGGATGGACGAGGGACAGATCAAAGAGCGCCCGAGCGAGAGCCGCGTGCGAGAAGCGGCGGGGCTGGACGGGGTGCAGATCTTCGTGGTTGCCTGTCCGAAGGACCTGACCATGTATCGCGACGCCGTCAAGACGGCCGGACTTGAGGGCACGATTGTCGTGAAGGACCTGATCGAACTCGTGGAAGAGGCGACGAGAGAAGAAAACGCCGTCGCGCCGATCGAGGCGGCGACGACAAGTGCCTGACAGGCACTGTGCCCGGGCCGGGGATAGCCGATTTTCAGAGGAGGCCAGATCGATGGCTGAACAAGCACGCCGTGACGGAACAGAACGTGTGGGCGTTTACGTCTGCCACTGCGGCAGCAACATCGCCGCCACCGTGGACGTGGAGGAAGTCGCCCGATGGGCCGGTGAAAGACTGCCCGGCGTTGTCGTTTCACGGGACTACAAGTTCCTGTGTTCTTCGTTGGGGCAGGCGATGATTCAAGAGGACATCAAGGAACACGGCCTGACGCGTGTGGTAGTGGCGGCCTGCTCGCCGCATCTGCATGAGAAGACATTTCGCCGGGCCTGTGCAAACGCCGGTCTGAATGCGTTCCTCCTGCAAATGGCCAACATTCGCGAGCACGTCTCGTGGGTGACCAAGCACAAGGAGACGGCAACGGAGAAAGTCAAAACGCTGGTGGCCGGGGCGGTGGCGAGGGTCCAGCATCATCAGCCGCTTGAACCCATGCCGGTCCCGGTAAACAAGCACACCTTGGTCGTCGGCGGCGGCATCGCAGGCATCCAAGCGGCCCTGGAACTGGGCGATGCCGGCTATCCGGTGTACCTGCTCGAACGGGAGCCGAGCATCGGCGGCCACATGGCGCAATATGACAAAACCTTTCCGACGCTTGACTGCGCCGCCTGCATCCTGACGCCGAAGATGTCCGAGGTGGGCCAGCACGATCATATCAAGCTCTTGACCTACTCGGAGCTGGAGGAGGTGTCCGGCTCGATCGGCGACTTTCACGTTCGAATCCGCCGGAAGGCCCGGCACGTCAAGGAGGCCGACTGCAACGGCTGCGGACTGTGCACGGAGAAATGCCCGCGCAAGGTCGTCGACGAGGATTTCGAGGCCGGCATGGGATACCGCAAGGCCATTTACGCGCCGTTTCCGCAGGCGGTGCCGAAGGTGCCGGTGATCGACACCAAGTCGTGCATCTGGTTCGAGCGAGGCAAGTGCCGGGTCTGCGAGAAGGTGTGTCCCACGCATGCCATCGACTTCGATCAAGAGGATGAGATCCTGGAAGTCCGCGTCGGCAACATCATTCTTGCCACCGGTTGGGACCTGTTCGACTGCCGGCGCATTCCGCAGTACGGCTACGGCCGTCTGGCGAACGTCTTTACCAGCCTTGAATTCGAGCGGATGTGCAACGCCTCCGGGCCGACCGGCGGCAAGATCGTGCTTCGCGACGGCGTGACCGAGCCCCAATCGGTCTGCATCGTCCACTGCGTTGGCAGCAGGGACCATCGCTACAACACGTACTGCTCAGGCATCTGCTGCATGCTGTCCCTCAAGCTGGGGCACCTGGTGATGGAGAAGACGGGGGCCAAGGTGTACGCGTGCTACATCGATATGCG
This genomic window contains:
- a CDS encoding electron transfer flavoprotein subunit alpha/FixB family protein; translation: MTGEVCVVAETLRGEVTELTYTMLAAGRQLANGLKTRLSAFLIGHQVERMTASLGAADRVVCVDDPALVEFNPQAYLHVVAEIFGRHTPRVGLFGHTATGTDIACGVAQRLGAPIAVSCRTFTTEGGEPHYSSLICGGKIIAEGPLPGPCCIATVMTGGYKAEQGKVVKAAPVESLPAPEGLDALRTRFKRYIEPPAGDVDITKQAIIVSVGRGIQNKDNLAMAEELAKALGGVVSGSRPVIDQGWLPTTRLVGKSGKQVKPKVYLALGISGAPEHAEGMRDAEMIVAINRDEKAPIYGFAHVGAAVDVLEFVPVLTDKIKHIHCA
- a CDS encoding CoB--CoM heterodisulfide reductase iron-sulfur subunit A family protein translates to MAEQARRDGTERVGVYVCHCGSNIAATVDVEEVARWAGERLPGVVVSRDYKFLCSSLGQAMIQEDIKEHGLTRVVVAACSPHLHEKTFRRACANAGLNAFLLQMANIREHVSWVTKHKETATEKVKTLVAGAVARVQHHQPLEPMPVPVNKHTLVVGGGIAGIQAALELGDAGYPVYLLEREPSIGGHMAQYDKTFPTLDCAACILTPKMSEVGQHDHIKLLTYSELEEVSGSIGDFHVRIRRKARHVKEADCNGCGLCTEKCPRKVVDEDFEAGMGYRKAIYAPFPQAVPKVPVIDTKSCIWFERGKCRVCEKVCPTHAIDFDQEDEILEVRVGNIILATGWDLFDCRRIPQYGYGRLANVFTSLEFERMCNASGPTGGKIVLRDGVTEPQSVCIVHCVGSRDHRYNTYCSGICCMLSLKLGHLVMEKTGAKVYACYIDMRPNKKDYEEFYWRLLDEGMLFVRGKVAEVTDIARFPNEEGKLIVQVEDTLLRKQRRIPVDMVVLMGAIEPRRDARETGLKVGISCSTAGWYIERHPKLDPIATMTEGIFIAGACQGPKDIPDAVGQGAAAAARVQGMISKGTVMIEPVVAGIDEDHCSGCRICNNLCPFNAIDFIEDEKVSRINAVLCKGCGTCVAACPAGAISGAHFSNAQILAELEGLLCDAGGENELIAGASGKPSEPVAV
- a CDS encoding heterodisulfide reductase-related iron-sulfur binding cluster, producing MIERINFWGIPHGVHLLGYVVPISCAVVLIWRLGARARLWWKVGRPERRWDHIGLRLRRVAKYAIAQVKVLRQRFPGFAHVAIAWGFFVFFLGTALATIDADLVRFLRGPVYLGFKVLLDVFTALALVGILLAAYRRFLQRPERLTLTRAFSFSLGLVFVVVLSGLLTESLRLAAVAKDPMLQPGWTPSLAWWTPAGWVTAQIWLASGLSSAAIDQLHLAMWLGHVALVGLLFVVIPIGPLLHVLTAPLNVFFSPIDRPIGRAAPAAATDGGGAGTLRAFTWAQLMQGDACTECGRCQDACPAYGAGQPLSPKKLVLAIKDSLAPTAKSMAGNGMPAFVGGVVEDPTAWACTTCRACATECPVLIEHVDLILDMRRFLLAQQRADNQLTGALSNLRRYGNSFGKSDKQRAKWTTGLDFKIKDIRKQPARTLWFVGDYASYNPALTEATMAAARVFQRAGVDFALLYDAERNAGNDVRRSGEEGLFELLVQKNSVAMNKCEFQEIVTTDPHTYNTLKNEYPWNGRAVQILHYSELLDRAIREGTLPIRRKLGCTVTYHDPCYLGRYNNVYDAPRRVLEAIGCRVVEMPRNRDRALCCGAGGGRIWMDEGQIKERPSESRVREAAGLDGVQIFVVACPKDLTMYRDAVKTAGLEGTIVVKDLIELVEEATREENAVAPIEAATTSA